A DNA window from Camelina sativa cultivar DH55 chromosome 17, Cs, whole genome shotgun sequence contains the following coding sequences:
- the LOC109130258 gene encoding subtilisin-like protease SBT3.3, with translation MSPAILKPDIAAPGVRILAATSPNSTLSAGGFAILSGTSMATPAIAGVIALLKALHPDWSPAAFRSAIVTTDLRYHYSTDKNRERLAHH, from the exons ATGTCCCCGGCGATTCTAAAA CCCGACATAGCAGCACCAGGAGTAAGGATATTAGCTGCTACATCTCCCAACTCCACCTTGAGTGCTGGTGGATTTGCTATTCTTTCAGGAACATCGATGGCGACTCCAGCTATTGCAGGAGTTATTGCACTTCTCAAAGCTCTACATCCTGATTGGTCCCCTGCTGCTTTTAGATCAGCCATTGTCACTACAg ATTTACGATATCACTACTCCACTgataagaacagagagagactAGCACATCACTAG
- the LOC104757662 gene encoding uncharacterized protein LOC104757662, with amino-acid sequence MAEYEASLKFLYGEHQRLWQTSAEHEARFDLLDLTLKKMKQTLSALSNYLEKRPMQPESSHQASQLPIFIGGDPKQWIARIEAQFVGGECSEKEKLAFVSNFLGGQAKSWFHKEQSWIPFNSWNEVKDGLLLMFGNDRDQKRVGLELDRKLEQWIKDFDRKHQKSENTVVTSVDVIQEIESSGDIVLQAKLIQQHASASRETFSQFQVQDSPLEPSLEFSKESLDAMEDSSVFCEQSHVVHASEVVEFSELLTSVKNTQCELQVFDKMLVGDKRRKQKLKQRKHLKAWRFKFKLRSGIQQLTDSCFFASERSNGKQNSFKPWRKMRQSPRSQFICKMRMRLHLRGLYQLCFSEVKFHLKQKWRSQILHSLLGPAATQSMFLCKVESGEETGITQDENKGHTYSVISGVLQAALQGRELGADSLFLDVERKAVAHLWHRWKIKVETLQAISEHLRCELVYSQFTGGISFCGINLGPVVAANGAVSSDNIVEVHVRLFTWVILKGMMIGMISNKCVIHATVLYKFKKHKFLKT; translated from the coding sequence ATGGCGGAGTATGAGGCGAGTTTGAAGTTCTTATACGGTGAGCATCAGCGCTTGTGGCAGACGTCAGCGGAACATGAGGCGAGGTTCGATTTGTTGGATTTGACATTGAAAAAGATGAAGCAAACTTTATCGGCGTTGTCGAATTACCTTGAGAAACGTCCGATGCAACCGGAGTCTTCGCATCAAGCTTCACAGCTTCCGATCTTCATCGGAGGTGATCCAAAACAGTGGATCGCAAGGATTGAAGCTCAATTTGTTGGTGGTGAGTGTTCAGAGAAGGAGAAGTTGGCGTTCGTTTCCAATTTTCTCGGCGGCCAAGCAAAATCTTGGTTCCACAAGGAACAATCCTGGATTCCTTTCAATAGTTGGAACGAGGTGAAAGATGGTTTATTGTTAATGTTTGGAAACGATAGGGATCAAAAGCGTGTAGGTTTGGAGCTGGATCGCAAACTGGAACAGTGGATCAAAGATTTTGATCGCAAGCATCAGAAGTCAGAAAACACTGTGGTCACAAGTGTCGACGTGATTCAAGAGATAGAATCAAGTGGTGACATTGTGTTGCAGGCGAAATTGATTCAACAACATGCTTCAGCTTCGAGAGAAACGTTTTCACAGTTTCAGGTACAAGATTCTCCCTTGGAACCTAGCCTTGAATTTAGCAAAGAGTCATTGGATGCCATGGAGGATTCATCTGTGTTCTGCGAGCAATCACATGTTGTTCATGCTTCAGAAGTGGTTGAGTTTTCTGAGTTGTTAACAAGTGTCAAGAACACACAATGTGAACTCCAAGTGTTCGATAAAATGCTGGTGGGAgacaaaagaaggaaacaaaaacttaaacagAGAAAGCATCTCAAGGCTTGGCGGTTTAAGTTCAAATTGAGGTCAGGAATTCAGCAGCTCACGGATTCATGTTTTTTTGCTTCTGAAAGATCAAATGGGAAACAGAACAGCTTTAAGCCTTGGAGAAAGATGAGACAGTCACCTCGGTCACAGTTTATTTGTAAAATGAGAATGAGACTGCATTTAAGAGGACTGTATCAGCTTTGTTTTAGTGAGGTGAAGTTTCACTTGAAGCAGAAATGGAGATCTCAGATTCTGCATTCACTTTTAGGGCCTGCAGCTACACAATCCATGTTCTTGTGTAAAGTGGAATCAGGGGAAGAGACTGGTATTACACAAGACGAAAACAAAGGCCATACATATTCTGTGATTTCAGGTGTGTTACAAGCAGCTTTACAAGGGAGAGAGTTAGGTGCAGACTCTCTGTTTCTGGATGTTGAGAGAAAGGCTGTTGCTCACTTGTGGCATCGTTGgaaaataaaagttgagacattGCAGGCTATTTCAGAACATCTAAGGTGTGAACTGGTGTATTCTCAGTTCACGGGAGGGATCAGCTTCTGCGGTATCAATCTTGGACCTGTAGTTGCAGCTAATGGTGCCGTTAGTAGTGATAACATTGTTGAGGTGCATGTGAGGCTGTTTACTTGGGTGATTCTAAAGGGTATGATGATTGGGATGATCTCCAACAAGTGTGTGATCCATGCCACAGTCTTGTATAAGTTTAAGAAACACAAGTTTCTAAAAACCTGA
- the LOC104759635 gene encoding uncharacterized protein LOC104759635, with translation MQPESSHQASQLPIFIGGDPKQWIARIEAQFVGGECSEKEKLAFVSNFLGGQAKSWFHKEQSWIPFNSWNEVKDGLLLMFGNDRDQKRVGLELDRKLEQWIKDFDRKHQKSENTVVTSVDVIQEIESSGDIVLQAKLIQQHASASRETFSQFQVQDSPLEPSLEFSKESLDAMEDSSVFCEQSHVVHASEVVEFSELLTSVKNTQCELQAPPR, from the exons ATGCAACCGGAGTCTTCGCATCAAGCTTCACAGCTTCCGATCTTCATCGGAGGTGATCCAAAACAGTGGATCGCAAGGATTGAAGCTCAATTTGTTGGTGGTGAGTGTTCAGAGAAGGAGAAGTTGGCGTTCGTTTCCAATTTTCTCGGCGGCCAAGCAAAATCTTGGTTCCACAAGGAACAATCCTGGATTCCTTTCAATAGTTGGAACGAGGTGAAAGATGGTTTATTGTTAATGTTTGGAAACGATAGGGATCAAAAGCGTGTAGGTTTGGAGCTGGATCGCAAACTGGAACAGTGGATCAAAGATTTTGATCGCAAGCATCAGAAGTCAGAAAACACTGTGGTCACAAGTGTCGACGTGATTCAAGAGATAGAATCAAGTGGTGACATTGTGTTGCAGGCGAAATTGATTCAACAACATGCTTCAGCTTCGAGAGAAACGTTTTCACAGTTTCAGGTACAAGATTCTCCCTTGGAACCTAGCCTTGAATTTAGCAAAGAGTCATTGGATGCCATGGAGGATTCATCTGTGTTCTGCGAGCAATCACATGTTGTTCATGCTTCAGAAGTGGTTGAGTTTTCTGAGTTGTTAACAAGTGTCAAGAACACACAATGTGAACTCCAA GCTCCACCACGGTGA
- the LOC104757661 gene encoding subtilisin-like protease SBT3.2 isoform X1, with amino-acid sequence MTKTSIIVAICLMLALNIAAKTKVHIVYLGERQHDHPDSVTESHHQMLWSILGSKEAAHESMVYSYRHGFSAFAAKLTDSQVIQLSELPEVVHVIRDRFYELQTTRTWDYLKHTSRHPKNLLNQTNMGDKVIIGVVDSGIWPESESFSDKGLGPIPKRWKGTCESKQSFNGSTVCNRKLIGAKYFISGLINGADESNWNTTENPEYISPRDFNGHGTHVAATAAGSFVPDASYLALGRGTARGGAPRARIAMYKACWHLASIGTATCSAADMLKAIDEAIHDGVDVLSISTSFPIPLFPEVDAQDAMAVGAFHAVAKGIPVVCSGGNAGPASQTVTNTAPWIITVAATTQDRSFPTLITLGNNITIVGQALYQGPDMDFTGLVYPEGPGASNETFSGVCEDLAKNPARIIKEKIVLCFTKSTDYGTLIQAASDVFNLDGYGVIVARNPGYQLNPCDGFPCLAVDYELGTDILFYIRSTRSPVAKIQPTRTLVGLPVATKVATFSSRGPSSITPAILKPDIAAPGVNILAATSPNDTFYDRGFSMKSGTSMSTPVVAGIVALLKSLHPHWSPAAIRSAIVTTAWRTDPSGEPIFADGSNRKLADPFDYGGGVVNSEKAAKPGLVYDMGVNDYVLYLCSVGYTDSSITRLVRKKTVCGNPKPSVLDLNLPSITIPNLAKEVTITRTVTNVGTVGSVYKAVIEAPMGVNVTVTPSTLVFNAKTRKLSFKVRVLTNHRVNTGYYFGSLTWTDSVHNVVIPLSVRTQILQRYYDEN; translated from the exons ATGACGAAAACATCGATCATTGTGGCAATATGTCTAATGCTTGCTCTCAACATTGCTGCTAAAACTAAG GTTCACATAGTGTATCTCGGTGAAAGGCAGCACGATCATCCTGACTCAGTCACCGAGTCTCATCATCAGATGCTTTGGTCAATCCTCGGAAG CAAAGAAGCTGCACATGAGTCAATGGTGTATAGTTATCGCCATGGATTTTCCGCTTTCGCAGCCAAACTAACTGATTCCCAAGTGATTCAACTCTCAG AGTTACCTGAAGTTGTTCATGTCATACGCGATAGATTCTACGAACTACAAACAACTAGGACTTGGGATTACTTAAAACATACTTCAAGACATCCAAAGAATCTTCTAAACCAAACTAACATGGGAGACAAAGTCATCATCGGTGTAGTTGACTCCG GGATATGGCCAGAGTCTGAATCATTCAGTGACAAAGGTCTTGGACCAATACCAAAACGTTGGAAAGGAACTTGTGAGTCAAAACAGAGCTTTAACGGCTCAACCGTTTGTAACAGAAAACTGATTGGCGCCAAATACTTCATCAGTGGCTTAATCAATGGCGCCGACGAAAGCAACTGGAACACTACAGAGAATCCAGAGTACATATCTCCTAGAGACTTCAATGGTCACGGGACACACGTGGCTGCAACCGCTGCTGGCTCATTTGTGCCAGACGCGAGCTACTTAGCTCTCGGGAGAGGAACCGCTAGAGGTGGTGCTCCACGGGCACGCATAGCAATGTACAAGGCTTGTTGGCACTTAGCCTCTATAGGAACAGCGACTTGTTCAGCTGCAGATATGTTGAAAGCAATAGACGAAGCGATTCACGACGGTGTAGACGTTTTGTCAATCTCCACATCGTTCCCAATTCCTCTGTTTCCGGAAGTGGATGCTCAGGACGCTATGGCTGTTGGAGCGTTTCATGCGGTTGCCAAGGGAATCCCCGTTGTCTGTTCAGGTGGTAACGCGGGTCCTGCTTCTCAAACCGTCACCAACACGGCTCCTTGGATCATTACCGTCGCTGCAACCACTCAAGATCGGTCTTTTCCAACACTTATCACACTTGGCAACAACATTACGATTGtg gGTCAAGCATTGTATCAAGGTCCAGACATGGATTTCACCGGTTTAGTTTACCCTGAAGGTCCAGGAGCAAGCAACGAGACATTTTCAGG AGTCTGTGAAGATCTTGCTAAAAACCCAGCTcgtataataaaagaaaagattgtCTTGTGTTTCACGAAATCGACAGATTATGGTACCCTGATCCAGGCTGCATCAGATGTATTCAACCTTGATGGCTACGGCGTTATAGTTGCAAGAAATCCAGGCTATCAGCTTAATCCATGCGACGGTTTCCCCTGTCTCGCTGTTGATTACGAACTAGGAACTGATATACTCTTCTACATACGTTCCACTag ATCACCAGTCGCCAAGATTCAACCTACAAGAACATTGGTTGGACTCCCTGTTGCTACAAAGGTCGCGACTTTCTCATCGAGAGGACCTAGTTCAATCACTCCAGCAATTCTCAAG CCTGATATTGCAGCACCTGGAGTGAACATACTCGCAGCTACTTCTCCAAACGATACATTCTACGACAGAGGATTCTCCATGAAATCAGGAACATCAATGTCGACTCCTGTTGTTGCAGGAATTGTTGCACTCCTCAAGTCTTTGCACCCTCATTGGTCTCCAGCCGCCATTAGATCCGCTATTGTCACTACAGCTTGGAGAACAGATCCATCAGGTGAACCCATTTTCGCAGACGGGTCAAACCGCAAATTAGCTGATCCATTTGACTATGGAGGAGGCGTTGTGAACTCAGAGAAAGCCGCAAAACCCGGTCTTGTTTACGATATGGGAGTTAACGACTATGTTCTCTACTTGTGCTCTGTTG GTTACACGGATTCATCCATTACTAGACTCGTCCGCAAGAAGACGGTTTGTGGAAACCCCAAACCTTCAGTTCTTGATCTTAACTTGCCTTCAATCACTATCCCAAACCTTGCAAAAGAAGTTACTATCACTAGAACCGTTACCAATGTTGGAACAGTTGGATCGGTTTATAAGGCTGTTATTGAGGCTCCGATGGGTGTAAATGTGACTGTGACACCAAGCACATTAGTGTTCAATGCTAAGACCAGGAAGCTCTCGTTCAAGGTCCGCGTGTTAACGAACCATAGAGTGAACACTGGATACTATTTTGGAAGCTTGACTTGGACTGACTCTGTTCATAATGTGGTTATTCCTTTGTCTGTTAGAACTCAGATCTTGCAGCGTTATTACGACGAGAACTGA
- the LOC104757661 gene encoding subtilisin-like protease SBT3.2 isoform X3, translating into MTKTSIIVAICLMLALNIAAKTKVHIVYLGERQHDHPDSVTESHHQMLWSILGSKEAAHESMVYSYRHGFSAFAAKLTDSQVIQLSELPEVVHVIRDRFYELQTTRTWDYLKHTSRHPKNLLNQTNMGDKVIIGVVDSGIWPESESFSDKGLGPIPKRWKGTCESKQSFNGSTVCNRKLIGAKYFISGLINGADESNWNTTENPEYISPRDFNGHGTHVAATAAGSFVPDASYLALGRGTARGGAPRARIAMYKACWHLASIGTATCSAADMLKAIDEAIHDGVDVLSISTSFPIPLFPEVDAQDAMAVGAFHAVAKGIPVVCSGGNAGPASQTVTNTAPWIITVAATTQDRSFPTLITLGNNITIVGQALYQGPDMDFTGLVYPEGPGASNETFSGVCEDLAKNPARIIKEKIVLCFTKSTDYGTLIQAASDVFNLDGYGVIVARNPGYQLNPCDGFPCLAVDYELGTDILFYIRSTRSPVAKIQPTRTLVGLPVATKVATFSSRGPSSITPAILKPDIAAPGVNILAATSPNDTFYDRGFSMKSGTSMSTPVVAGIVALLKSLHPHWSPAAIRSAIVTTAWRTDPSGEPIFADGSNRKLADPFDYGGGVVNSEKAAKPGLVYDMGVNDYVLYLCSVGYTDSSITRLVRKKTTVCGNPKPSVLDLNLPSITIPNLAKEVTITRTVTNVGTVGSVYKAVIEAPMGVNVTVTPSTLVFNAKTRKLSFKVRVLTNHRVNTGYYFGSLTWTDSVHNVVIPLSVRTQILQRYYDEN; encoded by the exons ATGACGAAAACATCGATCATTGTGGCAATATGTCTAATGCTTGCTCTCAACATTGCTGCTAAAACTAAG GTTCACATAGTGTATCTCGGTGAAAGGCAGCACGATCATCCTGACTCAGTCACCGAGTCTCATCATCAGATGCTTTGGTCAATCCTCGGAAG CAAAGAAGCTGCACATGAGTCAATGGTGTATAGTTATCGCCATGGATTTTCCGCTTTCGCAGCCAAACTAACTGATTCCCAAGTGATTCAACTCTCAG AGTTACCTGAAGTTGTTCATGTCATACGCGATAGATTCTACGAACTACAAACAACTAGGACTTGGGATTACTTAAAACATACTTCAAGACATCCAAAGAATCTTCTAAACCAAACTAACATGGGAGACAAAGTCATCATCGGTGTAGTTGACTCCG GGATATGGCCAGAGTCTGAATCATTCAGTGACAAAGGTCTTGGACCAATACCAAAACGTTGGAAAGGAACTTGTGAGTCAAAACAGAGCTTTAACGGCTCAACCGTTTGTAACAGAAAACTGATTGGCGCCAAATACTTCATCAGTGGCTTAATCAATGGCGCCGACGAAAGCAACTGGAACACTACAGAGAATCCAGAGTACATATCTCCTAGAGACTTCAATGGTCACGGGACACACGTGGCTGCAACCGCTGCTGGCTCATTTGTGCCAGACGCGAGCTACTTAGCTCTCGGGAGAGGAACCGCTAGAGGTGGTGCTCCACGGGCACGCATAGCAATGTACAAGGCTTGTTGGCACTTAGCCTCTATAGGAACAGCGACTTGTTCAGCTGCAGATATGTTGAAAGCAATAGACGAAGCGATTCACGACGGTGTAGACGTTTTGTCAATCTCCACATCGTTCCCAATTCCTCTGTTTCCGGAAGTGGATGCTCAGGACGCTATGGCTGTTGGAGCGTTTCATGCGGTTGCCAAGGGAATCCCCGTTGTCTGTTCAGGTGGTAACGCGGGTCCTGCTTCTCAAACCGTCACCAACACGGCTCCTTGGATCATTACCGTCGCTGCAACCACTCAAGATCGGTCTTTTCCAACACTTATCACACTTGGCAACAACATTACGATTGtg gGTCAAGCATTGTATCAAGGTCCAGACATGGATTTCACCGGTTTAGTTTACCCTGAAGGTCCAGGAGCAAGCAACGAGACATTTTCAGG AGTCTGTGAAGATCTTGCTAAAAACCCAGCTcgtataataaaagaaaagattgtCTTGTGTTTCACGAAATCGACAGATTATGGTACCCTGATCCAGGCTGCATCAGATGTATTCAACCTTGATGGCTACGGCGTTATAGTTGCAAGAAATCCAGGCTATCAGCTTAATCCATGCGACGGTTTCCCCTGTCTCGCTGTTGATTACGAACTAGGAACTGATATACTCTTCTACATACGTTCCACTag ATCACCAGTCGCCAAGATTCAACCTACAAGAACATTGGTTGGACTCCCTGTTGCTACAAAGGTCGCGACTTTCTCATCGAGAGGACCTAGTTCAATCACTCCAGCAATTCTCAAG CCTGATATTGCAGCACCTGGAGTGAACATACTCGCAGCTACTTCTCCAAACGATACATTCTACGACAGAGGATTCTCCATGAAATCAGGAACATCAATGTCGACTCCTGTTGTTGCAGGAATTGTTGCACTCCTCAAGTCTTTGCACCCTCATTGGTCTCCAGCCGCCATTAGATCCGCTATTGTCACTACAGCTTGGAGAACAGATCCATCAGGTGAACCCATTTTCGCAGACGGGTCAAACCGCAAATTAGCTGATCCATTTGACTATGGAGGAGGCGTTGTGAACTCAGAGAAAGCCGCAAAACCCGGTCTTGTTTACGATATGGGAGTTAACGACTATGTTCTCTACTTGTGCTCTGTTGGTTACACGGATTCATCCATTACTAGACTCGTCCGCAAGAAGACG ACGGTTTGTGGAAACCCCAAACCTTCAGTTCTTGATCTTAACTTGCCTTCAATCACTATCCCAAACCTTGCAAAAGAAGTTACTATCACTAGAACCGTTACCAATGTTGGAACAGTTGGATCGGTTTATAAGGCTGTTATTGAGGCTCCGATGGGTGTAAATGTGACTGTGACACCAAGCACATTAGTGTTCAATGCTAAGACCAGGAAGCTCTCGTTCAAGGTCCGCGTGTTAACGAACCATAGAGTGAACACTGGATACTATTTTGGAAGCTTGACTTGGACTGACTCTGTTCATAATGTGGTTATTCCTTTGTCTGTTAGAACTCAGATCTTGCAGCGTTATTACGACGAGAACTGA
- the LOC104757661 gene encoding subtilisin-like protease SBT3.2 isoform X2 has product MGDKVIIGVVDSGIWPESESFSDKGLGPIPKRWKGTCESKQSFNGSTVCNRKLIGAKYFISGLINGADESNWNTTENPEYISPRDFNGHGTHVAATAAGSFVPDASYLALGRGTARGGAPRARIAMYKACWHLASIGTATCSAADMLKAIDEAIHDGVDVLSISTSFPIPLFPEVDAQDAMAVGAFHAVAKGIPVVCSGGNAGPASQTVTNTAPWIITVAATTQDRSFPTLITLGNNITIVGQALYQGPDMDFTGLVYPEGPGASNETFSGVCEDLAKNPARIIKEKIVLCFTKSTDYGTLIQAASDVFNLDGYGVIVARNPGYQLNPCDGFPCLAVDYELGTDILFYIRSTRSPVAKIQPTRTLVGLPVATKVATFSSRGPSSITPAILKPDIAAPGVNILAATSPNDTFYDRGFSMKSGTSMSTPVVAGIVALLKSLHPHWSPAAIRSAIVTTAWRTDPSGEPIFADGSNRKLADPFDYGGGVVNSEKAAKPGLVYDMGVNDYVLYLCSVGYTDSSITRLVRKKTVCGNPKPSVLDLNLPSITIPNLAKEVTITRTVTNVGTVGSVYKAVIEAPMGVNVTVTPSTLVFNAKTRKLSFKVRVLTNHRVNTGYYFGSLTWTDSVHNVVIPLSVRTQILQRYYDEN; this is encoded by the exons ATGGGAGACAAAGTCATCATCGGTGTAGTTGACTCCG GGATATGGCCAGAGTCTGAATCATTCAGTGACAAAGGTCTTGGACCAATACCAAAACGTTGGAAAGGAACTTGTGAGTCAAAACAGAGCTTTAACGGCTCAACCGTTTGTAACAGAAAACTGATTGGCGCCAAATACTTCATCAGTGGCTTAATCAATGGCGCCGACGAAAGCAACTGGAACACTACAGAGAATCCAGAGTACATATCTCCTAGAGACTTCAATGGTCACGGGACACACGTGGCTGCAACCGCTGCTGGCTCATTTGTGCCAGACGCGAGCTACTTAGCTCTCGGGAGAGGAACCGCTAGAGGTGGTGCTCCACGGGCACGCATAGCAATGTACAAGGCTTGTTGGCACTTAGCCTCTATAGGAACAGCGACTTGTTCAGCTGCAGATATGTTGAAAGCAATAGACGAAGCGATTCACGACGGTGTAGACGTTTTGTCAATCTCCACATCGTTCCCAATTCCTCTGTTTCCGGAAGTGGATGCTCAGGACGCTATGGCTGTTGGAGCGTTTCATGCGGTTGCCAAGGGAATCCCCGTTGTCTGTTCAGGTGGTAACGCGGGTCCTGCTTCTCAAACCGTCACCAACACGGCTCCTTGGATCATTACCGTCGCTGCAACCACTCAAGATCGGTCTTTTCCAACACTTATCACACTTGGCAACAACATTACGATTGtg gGTCAAGCATTGTATCAAGGTCCAGACATGGATTTCACCGGTTTAGTTTACCCTGAAGGTCCAGGAGCAAGCAACGAGACATTTTCAGG AGTCTGTGAAGATCTTGCTAAAAACCCAGCTcgtataataaaagaaaagattgtCTTGTGTTTCACGAAATCGACAGATTATGGTACCCTGATCCAGGCTGCATCAGATGTATTCAACCTTGATGGCTACGGCGTTATAGTTGCAAGAAATCCAGGCTATCAGCTTAATCCATGCGACGGTTTCCCCTGTCTCGCTGTTGATTACGAACTAGGAACTGATATACTCTTCTACATACGTTCCACTag ATCACCAGTCGCCAAGATTCAACCTACAAGAACATTGGTTGGACTCCCTGTTGCTACAAAGGTCGCGACTTTCTCATCGAGAGGACCTAGTTCAATCACTCCAGCAATTCTCAAG CCTGATATTGCAGCACCTGGAGTGAACATACTCGCAGCTACTTCTCCAAACGATACATTCTACGACAGAGGATTCTCCATGAAATCAGGAACATCAATGTCGACTCCTGTTGTTGCAGGAATTGTTGCACTCCTCAAGTCTTTGCACCCTCATTGGTCTCCAGCCGCCATTAGATCCGCTATTGTCACTACAGCTTGGAGAACAGATCCATCAGGTGAACCCATTTTCGCAGACGGGTCAAACCGCAAATTAGCTGATCCATTTGACTATGGAGGAGGCGTTGTGAACTCAGAGAAAGCCGCAAAACCCGGTCTTGTTTACGATATGGGAGTTAACGACTATGTTCTCTACTTGTGCTCTGTTG GTTACACGGATTCATCCATTACTAGACTCGTCCGCAAGAAGACGGTTTGTGGAAACCCCAAACCTTCAGTTCTTGATCTTAACTTGCCTTCAATCACTATCCCAAACCTTGCAAAAGAAGTTACTATCACTAGAACCGTTACCAATGTTGGAACAGTTGGATCGGTTTATAAGGCTGTTATTGAGGCTCCGATGGGTGTAAATGTGACTGTGACACCAAGCACATTAGTGTTCAATGCTAAGACCAGGAAGCTCTCGTTCAAGGTCCGCGTGTTAACGAACCATAGAGTGAACACTGGATACTATTTTGGAAGCTTGACTTGGACTGACTCTGTTCATAATGTGGTTATTCCTTTGTCTGTTAGAACTCAGATCTTGCAGCGTTATTACGACGAGAACTGA